A stretch of DNA from Asticcacaulis sp.:
TGCCACCGAAAGGCGCAACCCATGAATGGCTCGGCGTCAGGGCAAGCCCGACCAGCCCAAGGGCGGCGATGGCTTCGACTTCCGGCCACAGGGCCGAGAAGTGGTAGCAATGATTGATCGCCAGCGCCGCTATGCCCTGCTTGCGCGCCTTTTCCGCCAATACCGGCAGGCCCGTTTCAAACGAAAGCAGCGAATAGGCACCTCTGGCATCGACGCGCACTAATCCGGGGGCGGCGTCATGCATTTCCGGCAAGGCGTCGGGCGACACCTTGCCGCCTTTCAGCGTATGGGTGCAGACCAGCAGGCGGTAGAGGCCGTGCGAATGGCATTCGTCACGCTGGCCCTTCCAGATATTGCGGGCGATGGCACCGGCATGTTCGGGCGAGAAGCCGTTCTTTTCCAGGACGTTGAGGCTTAAGGCCAGGGCCTCGTCCAGCGACAGGGTCTGGTCAGTCATAGTCGTATCCAATTATTTTACTTTCAGTAATACGGCGCCGTGTTTCGGCACGGCGTAACTATAGCCTTCGTCAGCGCGATGATCGCTGTGCGCCCACAGGTCACGGACAGTGGTTCCCTTCACTTTGATATCGGCCCAAAGACCACTGATCAGCGTGTTTTCCTCGCCACGATTGAACAGGGCGACAGCCGTCGAGCCATCGGCCAGTGTCTTGGTCCAGACCTCGGTCGTGCCGTCCTTCTTCGCCGGCAGGCCCTGCGCACCCAGTGTATCCTGGTCGATGGCGATGACGTCCTTATTGGTCAGCAGGGACAGGGTTTCCGGTGTCATGTGGCGGACATCATTACCCAGCACCAGCGGCGCCGACATCATCGCCCAAAGGGTCATGTGGGTGCGATATTCGTCCTGGGTCATGCCGCCATTGCCGATTTCCAGCATGTCGGGGTCGTTCCAGCCATTGGGGCCGGTATGGTTGGCGACGCCGTTCTTGTCGAAGCCGATCTTGGCCATGACATCGTATTTATCTTCGATATCGCCGGTGGTGCGCCACAGGTGGCCGCCGACATCGCGGCCCCACGAGCCCACATCGAAGCGACCGTATTCGCACAGGGAGTAGACGATCTCGCGGTCCGTGGCGTTCAGTGCTTCGCCCATTTCCTGATAGGTGGCGTAGACGGTTTCGGCGTTGCTGTAGAAGGCTTCGCCGGAGCACAGATCGTATTTCAGATAGTCGATGCCCCAGGCGGCGAAGGTGTCGGCGTCCTGCCTGACATGACCGTAGGAGCCATTATAGCCGGCGCAGGTTTTCGGTCCCGGCGAGGAATAGATGCCGAGCTTTAGGCCGCGCGCATGGACGTAGTCGGCCAGGGCCTTCATGTCAGGGAAGTTTGCGTTGGGGTGCAGCGTCCCTTGCGCGTCGCGCTCGCCCTGCCAGCCGTCATCGATATTGACGTAAATGTAGCCGGCGTCGCGCAGGCCAGAGGAGACGAGGGCGTCGGCGATTTCGCGGATTGTCTGGTCATTGATATCGGTGGCGAACTTGTTCCACGAACTCCAGCCCATTGGCGGAGTAGCGGCCAGCGGCTTTTGCGTCACCACGCGTTTGGCGGGCAGGGGATAGGTCAGGAAGTCCAGTGCCTTCAGTTCCGAACGCTTGCCCTTATGGGCGGTCAGGTCGAAATCCTGATACCAGACCTTGCCGGACATGCGGACCGATTTACCCTCCGGCTTGATGACGATATCGGTCATGGTAACGCGGGGATTGCCGTTATAGAGCTTGAAGACAAGGTTATCGCCCTCGGGGTGCAGATCGGTGAGCGGTAGGTCGCCATACCATTTCGACGTGACCTTGCCCGATAATTGGCCCTTCTTTTCCTCGATAACCAGTCGTGTAAAGCCGGGAAAGTCGGGTGACGAATCGAACACCCAGCTGCCTTTTGGCACCTCTGCGGCAGCAGCGGAAGCGAGTAAAAGCCCGCTCAGGATTGTGGTGGTCAACAGTTTGCACATAACGGGAATCCCTGAATTAACGGCTTGTCCGGTCTTCGGTATATAGTATACATCTAGGCTTGATCTTATCCGAATGGCAAGAGGCGGAGTGAATATGCGGACGCGAACAGGTCTTTTAACAGTGAGTCTGGCCTTTTGGAGCGCCGTTTCTGCATCCGCCGCTCCGACCGTGGCCGATTATCAGCGTTCGCTCAACCTGCGCGATGACTGGTCGGGTCTTACCGAGAATATCGCCGAGCCGGCGCAATGGATCGAGGGTACGCACCGCTTCATCTATCGCAAGACCGTGCCGGGCGGTTTCCAGTTCGTCATGATGGATGCCGACGGCAAGCAGAAATCCCCCGCCTTTGATCAGGACCGGCTGGCTACCGCCTTAAGCAAGGTATTGGGCGAGACCTATAGCGGCCTGCGCCTGCCCTTTACCGAGCCCATGGCCTCCGTCATTTTCACCGAGGGCGGCAAGGGACTGGTGGCCTGGCTCGACGAAGAGAATGTCTGGTCCTGTACCCTGACCGACTATATCTGCGCCCATTTGCCGGAAAGTAAGGACCAGCCGCGTGGTTTTGGTGTCGTGCGCGACCCGGCCATTCCGGCCGACAATACGCCGAAGTCGTCGCCGGACGGCAAGTGGCTGGCCTTCGTGCAGGGCTTTAATGTGGTGGTACGGCCGGCCGGCGGCGGCGCCATAACCATCCTCAGCACAGATGGCTCCGAAGGCGAGTTCTATGATCCGCAGTCGATCGTCTGGTCGCCGGATTCGCTTAAAATTGCCGCCTATCGCGTCCGCCCCGGCTTCGCCCGTCGCGTAACGCGGGTGGTGTCATCGCCTGAAGGCGGCGGGCAGCCGGAGTTGGCCACCCAGCTCTATCCCAAGCCGGGCGATGCCGTCGATATCGACCGCCCGGTGCTGTTCGATGTGGTGGCCAAGAAACAAACCAATGTGCCGTTCGACCTGTTCCCCAACCCCTACACAATGTCGGATATCAACTGGCGGGCGGATTCCTCGGCCATTACTTTTGAATATGACCAGCGCGGCCATCAGGCCTATCGCCTGATCGAGGCCAGCGCAAAAACGGGAGCCCCCCGCATTGTCGCCGAGGATCACGCCGATACTTTCGTCAATATCGAGCGGCGCTACAGCCATGATGTCAGCGGTCTGGGCAAGGAACTGATCTGGATGTCGGAGCGCGATGGCTGGAACCATCTCTATCTCTACGACCAGACCACCGGTAAGGTGAAGAACCAGATCACCAGGGGGAGTGGATCGTGCGCAAGGTGCTGAAGGTCGATGACCAGAAGCGCCAGATCTGGTTCGCCGCCAGCGGCATGTATCCCGGCAAGGACCCGTACTTCCAGCATGTCTTCCGCGTCGATTTCGATGGCAAACACCTGACTCCGATCACCACGACCGATGCCTGGCACGATGTCAGCTTCTCCAGTGATATGGCTTATTATGTCGATACATATTCGCGCATCGACCTGCCCAATGTGGCGGAGTTGCACAGCGCCGATGGCAAGCTGGTCACCGAAATTGAGCATGGCGATATCTCGAAGCTGGTAGCCGCCGGCTTCAAGGCGCCGGAGATCTTCACCGCCAAGGGCCGTGACGGCAAGAGCGATATCTGGGGCATCATCGTGCGACCGCGCGATTTCGACCCGAACAAAAAGTACCCGGTGATCGAGAACATCTATGCCGGCCCGCATGACAATTTCGTGCCCAAGACCTTCTGGCCGTTTGGCCTGCACTCCGGCGGCGACAAGGTGGTGGGGATGCAGGCTCAGGCCGATCTCGGCTTCATCGTGGTCCAGATCGACGGCATGGGCACGATGAACCGCTCCAAGGCCTTTCATGACGTGGCGTGGAAGAATGTCGGCGATTCCGGTTTCCCGGATCGCATCCTGTGGCACAAGGCGGTGGCGGCGAAATATCCGTGGTACGACATCAGCCGCGTCGGCATCTATGGCGGCTCGGCCGGTGGCCAAAGCGCGCTCGGCGCGCTGGAATTCCATCCGGATTTTTATAAAGCCGCTGTCGCCTATGCCGGCTGCTATGACAACCGCATGGACAAGATCAGCTGGAATGAGGAATGGATGGGTTGGCCGGTCGATGAATCGTACAGCAAATCGTCAGGTGTCGATAATGCCTGGCGGTTGCAGGGCCATATCCTGATGATCGTCGGAGAGCAGGACAGCAATGTCGATCCGTCCTCGACCCTTCAGGTGGTGAATGCCCTGATCAAGGCACGTAAGGATTTCGACCTGATCGTGGCGCCTAATCAGGGCCACGGCGCCCTGCGCAATGTCGGCGATTTCAGCTATGGCCTGCGCCGGCAGTATGATTATTTCGTGCGTTACCTGCGGGCTGAGCCGACGCCCGACTGGAACGCGTTGCAGGAAACGGCGCCGAAAGCGCCATAATCTGTCACAAAATCGTATAATTTATATTTGACGGACAATTGGATCGATGTTTTACATGGATATCGATCCCATTCATCCAAGGCCAGTTATGACCCGTCGCACCGTCTCCGCTTTCCGCCGTTGTTCGAGCCTGTTGGTTCTGGCCGCAGCCCTGACAATGAGCGGTGTCGCCCTGCCGGTTATGGCGGAAACCGCCGGGGTGGTGCAGCCGTGGAACAGCCCCGATGCGCAGGTGTCGGTCTTCGAGACGCCGGACTTCATGCTGTCGCTGCAGGAAACCTCGCAGACCCTGGTGTCCCTGGCGCCGAAGGCCGCGAAGGACGGTTTCGACTTCGCACCGGCCAATCGCTTTACCCAGCGCCTGGGGGATGGCGCCTACCGTATCGGCGATCTCGATCTGCGTCTGCGGACAGCCGGCAGTGAGACCTGGAGCGACTATTCCACCGCCTATAAGCGCGCCAAGGTCAAGCCGCTGAAGGCCAAGGGCACGCTCGCGGCTGCCGACATTACGCCTTCGCTTGGAGCCGGTTTTCCGCTAAAGGTGACGCGCACCTGGTCGGTCGTCGCGGGCAAGCTGGTTCTGCGCTATACCCTGACCAATCCCGGCAAGACGGCGATCGAGATCGGTGGCATGGGCCTGCCGATGGTGTTCGATAATATCATCACCGGTCGTCATCTCGATGACGCTCACGAAACCGCCTCGTTTTATGACCCCTATGTCGGTCGCGATGCCGGTTATCTCCAGGTCAATCGCCTGAATGGCGCGGGGCCATCTCTGCTGGTTCTGCCGGAAAAGAACACACCGTTCGAGCTCTACAAGCCGATCCTCAATGAGCGCAACGCCGACAAATCGCTGAAGATCTATAACGATCCCGAACCGCGCAACATGACCTTCGAGGGTTTCTATGACTGGATGGTCGCCTCGAAGGGCTTCGCCGATACCGACTGGAAGGGCGTCCAGCAGTGGAACGAAACCACGTCTCTGACGCTGAAGCCGGGCGAGAGCCGCACCATCGGCGTGCGCTTTGTGCTGTCGCCCTCCATCCGCGAGATCGAAACCACCCTGATGCAGAATGGTCGTCCGGTCGTCGTCGGCCTGCCTGGCTATGTGGTGCCGACTGATACCGATGCCGAACTGTTCGTCCATTCGGCGCAGGCGGTGAAGTCGGTCAGCATATTCCCCGAAGGCGCGCTTGAGGTTGGGACCGCTCATAAGGCTAAGGACGGTTGGGTAAAATACGCCGTCACCGGCAAGATTGATGGCCGTGCGCGCATGACTATCACCTATGCCGATGGTTCGGTGCAGACCGTGCATTACCTCGTCACCAAGCCCGAACAGCAGGTGGTGGCCGATATGGGCCATTTCCTGACGACGAAGCAGTGGTACGAAAATCCGTCCGATCCCTTCAAGCGCAGCCCGTCGATCATGGGGTATGACCGCGACAAGAACGCGATCATTACCCAGGACAACCGCGTGTGGATATCGGGCCTGAGCGACGAGGGTGGCGCCGGTTCGTGGCTGGCCACCATCATGAAGCAGCTCGACAATCCGGTGCCGGAAGAGATGGCCAAGTTCGAGCAATTCGCCGACACCACCCTGTGGGGCCAGATTCAGGTGCCCGACGGGCCTGACAAATACGGCGTGCGCAAGTCGGTCATGTTTTACGACCCGAAGACCATGCCGGAAGGCACCTACGATCCGAAGCTGAACTGGAACACCTGGTCGGCCTGGGACCGCGAAGGCGCCGCCGATCTTGGGCGCTCCTACAACTATCCGCACGTCGCCGCCGCCTGGTGGACGCTCTATCGCCTTGGCCGCTATCATGACGGGCTGACGACGAAAGAAACCTGGCAGACCTATCTGACCCGTGCCGCCGAGACCACCAAGGCGATGATGACCAAGGCGCCTTACTATACCCAGTTCGGCCAGATGGAAGGCGATGTCTTCGTCTATATTCTTCAGGATCTGAAGCGCGAAGGCATGACGTCCGAAGCGTCTGAGATCGAGACGATGATGAAGGGCCGCGCCGATATCTGGAAAACACTGAAATATCCCTTCGGTTCGGAAATGCCGTGGGATTCGACCGGCCAGGCCGAGGTTTATATGTGGTCGCGCTATTTCGGCGACGAAAAGGCCGCTGATGTGACCCGTGAGGTCATCCTGGCCTATGATCCGACGATTCCGCACTGGGGTTATAATGGCTCGGCCCGCCGCTTCTGGGACTTCCTCTATGCCGGCAAACAGTCGCGCATCGAGCGCCAGTTGCACCACTATGGCTCTTCGCTTAACGCCGTGCCCCTGTTTGACGCCTATCGGGCCAATCCCTCCGACTTCCAGCTTCTGCGCGTCGCTTATGGCGGTCTGATGGGATCGCTGACCAATATCGATAGCGAAGGCTTTGGCGCCGCCGCCTTCCACTCCTTCCCGGATGCCATGCACTGGGACGGCATGAACGGCGACTACGGCATGAGCTTCTATGGCCATGCGGTCAGCGCCGCCGCCTATCTGGTCGATCACCCGGCCTTTGGCTGGACCGGTTTCGGCGGGAATGTCAGCCAAGCGGACGGGATCATCACCCTGAAACCGACAGACAGCGCCCGCGCTCGGATATTCATCGCGCCGGCGGGCCTGTGGCTCACCCTCGATGCCGGCAAGTTCACCGCCGCCACTTATGATCCAAAAACAGGTGCGGTGACGGTCAGCCTGGCGCCGGCGGATGCGCACACGCCGAAAGCCTATCTCAACGTCAAGACCACGACCGTCACCGGCAAACCCTACACGGCGAACGCCAAAACCGAGCGCGGCGCCTATGTCATTCAACTCGGTGCAAATGCAACGACTATTGAACTGACGCCAAAAGCCAATTAACACTCATCAGGCCACGATCCGTCCGGATCGTGGCCAATTATATTTTTGGGAAACACAATGGGATTATTCGGACCACTGAAGCCGCTGAGGCGCGCGGAAGAAGACGGCAAGACACTGGCCAAGACACTGAGTTGGCCGCACCTTATGGCGCTGGGAATCGGCGGCATTATCGGCACGGGCATCTATACCCTGACTGGCGTCGGTGCCGGTCTGGCCGGGCCGGGTGTCATCATCTCCTTCGCCCTGTGCGGACTGGTCTGCGCCTGCGCGGCCCTGTGTTATACCGAGATGTCGACTCTGATCCCGACGGCCGGTTCGGCCTATACCTACAGCTATTCGAGCATGGGCGAGATTGTCGCCTGGGTCGTCGGCTGGGCGCTGATCCTCGAATATTCCCTGGCCTGTTCGACCGTTGCCGTCGGCTGGTCCGCTCACCTGGTCGGCTGGCTGGAAGAGGGCATTGGTCTGCACCTGCCGGCCTTCCTGCTCAGCGGCCCCTATGCCGGCGGACTGGTCAATCTTCCCGCCGTCGTTGTCTCCCTGGCGGTCATGGGACTGCTGCTGATTGGGGCGCGCGAAAGCGCCACGCTCAATATTATTCTGGTCATTGTCAAGATCTTGGCCCTCGGCGCCTTTGTCGTTCTGGGTTTCCCGGCTATTCAGGCGGGTCACTACGATCCCTTCATGCCGTTCGGTTTCCTGGCGCATGAGGTCGGCGGTGAAAAGCTCGGCGTCATGGCCGCGGCTGCCATCGTCTTCTTCGCCTTTTTCGGCTTCGATGCGGTTTCAACCTCGGCCGAAGAAACCAAGAACCCCGGCCGCGACCTGACCATCGGTATCCTGGGGTCCATGGGGGTATCGACGTTTATATACATGCTGGTGGCCGCTGTTGCCGTTGGCGCCGTCGGGTATCAGGATATCGCCGCTTCGGGCGAACCCCTGCCGCACGTCCTGCGCACGCTTGGCCAGCCGCTGGTGGCCTCGCTGGTCGGTGGTGCTGCCATCGTGGCCCTGCCGTCGGTTATCCTGGTCATGATGTATGGCCAAAGCCGCATCTTCTTCGTCATGGCGCGTGACGGTCTGCTGCCGCAAGCCGTGGCCAAGGTCAACGCCAAGGGCGCACCGGCCCTGATCACCCTCCTGACCGGCATCTTTGTTGCCATTTTCGCCGGCTTTATCCCGTTGAAGCAGATCGCCGAACTGTCCAATGCCGGTACCCTGATCGCCTTCGTGGCCGTGGCGCTTTCCATGATCATCCTGCGCAAGAAACTGCCGGACATGCAGCGGACCTTCAAGACGCCGCTTTACTGGCTGGTTGGCCTGATCACCATTGGCGGCTGTATCTTCATCTTTTCCAGCCTGCCGATCCAGAGCCAGGTCTTTACATTGATCTGGATGGCCATCGGCCTGGTCTTCTACTTTTCCTTCGGTCGGTGGAATAGCCGCCTGCGCAAGGAAGCCAAGGTGACACCTGCTGAATAGGGCAAGATTTTCATAGCAAAAAAAGCCCCGGAGCGATCCGGGGCTTTTTTTAGTTGATCATCGAGAAATCTTAAGCGCATCCCAAAAAGTGTGACGCGCTTTTTGGATTAAGATGCGCGACAAAAACAAAGGCCTAGAGCGTGTTCCGATTTGGTGCAAGCAGATCGGAACACGCTCTAAGCGCTGGCGGCTGTCTTTTCCGTTTCGAACTGCTTGCGCAGATCTTCCAGCGTCATGGCGATATGCTGGCGCATCAAGGCGGAGACCTCTTCCGACTTGCCTGAAGCCCACAGTTCAAACAGGGCCAGGTGCTCATTGTGGGCGCGATCATCGCGGCCGGCCGGCTCCAGGTGCTTGCCGACATAGCGTTCCGAGATGATATTCAGGCGCTCGATGATCTGTACCGTGATCTGGCGATGCAGCGGATAAACGAGCGACATGTGGAAGGCGCGGTTAAGCTTGCCCACCTGCGTCTTATCGCCACTGGCAGCAATATCAAGCGCATCGAGCGCGGTGCGGGCGGCCTTCCTGTCGGCATCGGTGGCCACTTTGGCAGCTTCACCCACGGCTTCGGGTTCGAGCTTGAGGCGCAGGGCGAAGACCTCTTCTACCTCATCGGCATTCAGCGGGCGGACGAAGAAGCCGCGATTGGCGTGGGAGAGAAGCAGGCCCTCCTGCTCCAGGCGGGCGAGGGCTTCGCGCAAGGGAATCTTGCTGACCCCCAGTTCAGCGGCCAGGGCATCCTGGCGGATGGCCGTATCGGTGGGCAGCTTGCCGGAAATGATGCGGTCACGGACCAGGGAGAAGATCTGTTCGGAGAGGGTTTGAACCACAATGGTCATGAAAGTTTTCCGGAGGGCGACAGGGTTCACGTGAGTCCTGCGCTATTTTTATATAGTATACACTAGACACCAGTCCGTCGCCATGACAAGGGCGCAACCGGTGTCAGGGATTAAATTCTGACATTTTCGTAATGCCAGCGGCCTATGCGGGAGCAGTGGTGGCAGAAGGCGCGGGTTTCGGCGAGCCGAAGTCTTGTGATAGGTTTTTCTTTATATGCCTATGGATTGCGAAAAGCATATATCGTATACGATCACTGGTGATCTATGGCAATGCGGATGAAAATAGTCGATGTCGGCGCC
This window harbors:
- a CDS encoding DUF5695 domain-containing protein, translated to MTRRTVSAFRRCSSLLVLAAALTMSGVALPVMAETAGVVQPWNSPDAQVSVFETPDFMLSLQETSQTLVSLAPKAAKDGFDFAPANRFTQRLGDGAYRIGDLDLRLRTAGSETWSDYSTAYKRAKVKPLKAKGTLAAADITPSLGAGFPLKVTRTWSVVAGKLVLRYTLTNPGKTAIEIGGMGLPMVFDNIITGRHLDDAHETASFYDPYVGRDAGYLQVNRLNGAGPSLLVLPEKNTPFELYKPILNERNADKSLKIYNDPEPRNMTFEGFYDWMVASKGFADTDWKGVQQWNETTSLTLKPGESRTIGVRFVLSPSIREIETTLMQNGRPVVVGLPGYVVPTDTDAELFVHSAQAVKSVSIFPEGALEVGTAHKAKDGWVKYAVTGKIDGRARMTITYADGSVQTVHYLVTKPEQQVVADMGHFLTTKQWYENPSDPFKRSPSIMGYDRDKNAIITQDNRVWISGLSDEGGAGSWLATIMKQLDNPVPEEMAKFEQFADTTLWGQIQVPDGPDKYGVRKSVMFYDPKTMPEGTYDPKLNWNTWSAWDREGAADLGRSYNYPHVAAAWWTLYRLGRYHDGLTTKETWQTYLTRAAETTKAMMTKAPYYTQFGQMEGDVFVYILQDLKREGMTSEASEIETMMKGRADIWKTLKYPFGSEMPWDSTGQAEVYMWSRYFGDEKAADVTREVILAYDPTIPHWGYNGSARRFWDFLYAGKQSRIERQLHHYGSSLNAVPLFDAYRANPSDFQLLRVAYGGLMGSLTNIDSEGFGAAAFHSFPDAMHWDGMNGDYGMSFYGHAVSAAAYLVDHPAFGWTGFGGNVSQADGIITLKPTDSARARIFIAPAGLWLTLDAGKFTAATYDPKTGAVTVSLAPADAHTPKAYLNVKTTTVTGKPYTANAKTERGAYVIQLGANATTIELTPKAN
- a CDS encoding amino acid permease gives rise to the protein MGLFGPLKPLRRAEEDGKTLAKTLSWPHLMALGIGGIIGTGIYTLTGVGAGLAGPGVIISFALCGLVCACAALCYTEMSTLIPTAGSAYTYSYSSMGEIVAWVVGWALILEYSLACSTVAVGWSAHLVGWLEEGIGLHLPAFLLSGPYAGGLVNLPAVVVSLAVMGLLLIGARESATLNIILVIVKILALGAFVVLGFPAIQAGHYDPFMPFGFLAHEVGGEKLGVMAAAAIVFFAFFGFDAVSTSAEETKNPGRDLTIGILGSMGVSTFIYMLVAAVAVGAVGYQDIAASGEPLPHVLRTLGQPLVASLVGGAAIVALPSVILVMMYGQSRIFFVMARDGLLPQAVAKVNAKGAPALITLLTGIFVAIFAGFIPLKQIAELSNAGTLIAFVAVALSMIILRKKLPDMQRTFKTPLYWLVGLITIGGCIFIFSSLPIQSQVFTLIWMAIGLVFYFSFGRWNSRLRKEAKVTPAE
- a CDS encoding S9 family peptidase, producing the protein MNRSKAFHDVAWKNVGDSGFPDRILWHKAVAAKYPWYDISRVGIYGGSAGGQSALGALEFHPDFYKAAVAYAGCYDNRMDKISWNEEWMGWPVDESYSKSSGVDNAWRLQGHILMIVGEQDSNVDPSSTLQVVNALIKARKDFDLIVAPNQGHGALRNVGDFSYGLRRQYDYFVRYLRAEPTPDWNALQETAPKAP
- a CDS encoding glycoside hydrolase family 27 protein, which codes for MCKLLTTTILSGLLLASAAAAEVPKGSWVFDSSPDFPGFTRLVIEEKKGQLSGKVTSKWYGDLPLTDLHPEGDNLVFKLYNGNPRVTMTDIVIKPEGKSVRMSGKVWYQDFDLTAHKGKRSELKALDFLTYPLPAKRVVTQKPLAATPPMGWSSWNKFATDINDQTIREIADALVSSGLRDAGYIYVNIDDGWQGERDAQGTLHPNANFPDMKALADYVHARGLKLGIYSSPGPKTCAGYNGSYGHVRQDADTFAAWGIDYLKYDLCSGEAFYSNAETVYATYQEMGEALNATDREIVYSLCEYGRFDVGSWGRDVGGHLWRTTGDIEDKYDVMAKIGFDKNGVANHTGPNGWNDPDMLEIGNGGMTQDEYRTHMTLWAMMSAPLVLGNDVRHMTPETLSLLTNKDVIAIDQDTLGAQGLPAKKDGTTEVWTKTLADGSTAVALFNRGEENTLISGLWADIKVKGTTVRDLWAHSDHRADEGYSYAVPKHGAVLLKVK
- a CDS encoding GntR family transcriptional regulator: MTIVVQTLSEQIFSLVRDRIISGKLPTDTAIRQDALAAELGVSKIPLREALARLEQEGLLLSHANRGFFVRPLNADEVEEVFALRLKLEPEAVGEAAKVATDADRKAARTALDALDIAASGDKTQVGKLNRAFHMSLVYPLHRQITVQIIERLNIISERYVGKHLEPAGRDDRAHNEHLALFELWASGKSEEVSALMRQHIAMTLEDLRKQFETEKTAASA